The following proteins come from a genomic window of Diprion similis isolate iyDipSimi1 chromosome 8, iyDipSimi1.1, whole genome shotgun sequence:
- the LOC124409742 gene encoding catenin delta-2 isoform X3: protein MSNNQLVDSCLLVNRRIEQRQEHNITRTEITQRRVLQEKGPDMPQYTGQNDTDYHGSNGQTDTHSLHSSHLSVQEDPLVMRSHKQQTSQQVTTVTKVVREVSHMEPDTGAVSYMSVPLLPQDYQHADPRYQADPYMIGFDHYDGYLGYPSQPGYPGPHGLYMPRPHSPHSPHSPSEHSHASPTHEYLRKSAPYLEAGYNDVDPGLTSGMQDHYRITPSPGGPGDQYDQISNSWNMDDSGEPSQHPHDEAKVAYGYVSPSPYGPVGYGPGVVSMGSIGVPGEVPVGYEEGHPAPLSSGVPPGIFEDDVHIQRLQARHPAVPGMASPLDDDQKSTRWRDPNLSEVIGFLSNPNNVIKANAAAYLQHLCYMDDPNKQKTRSLGGIPPLVQLLNHDSPDVYRNACGALRNLSYGRQNDENKRAIKNAGGVPALINLLRRTSDADVKELVTGVLWNLSSCEDLKRSIIDDGVTMVVNNIIIPHSGWDPNSTSGETCWSTVFRNASGVLRNVSSAGEYARKKLRECEGLVDALLYVVRSAIEKSNIGNKIVENCVCILRNLSYRCQEVEDPNYDKHPIQSTVQNRVSAPAKGENLGCFGGSKKKKDGQPIQKEAMTSRTTNPRNEPVKGMELLWQPEVVQSYLSLLHTCSNPETLEAAAGALQNLAACYWQPSIEMRAAVRKEKGLPILVELLRMEVDRVVCAVATALRNLAIDQRNKELIGKYAMRDLIQKLPSGNNQHDQGTSDDTIAAVLATLNEVIKKNAEFSRSLLDAGGVERLMNITRQRQKYTPRVLKFSGQVLFTMWQHQELRDVYKKHGWKEQDFVTKTVAARNSGPNSPNNANSFDCSTLNRPMASQGSTRYEDRTMQRPTQNSNNVGRPTMYQQNEELTMSDMQYPKQSVGHAPPAGGVCVFPSIPQPKPGEPLYAQVNLEKKKKRQYEMGAGQVQGGQGVQGGTVAGGTGNPQWVRDGVGIQEQVVPTTASIPPSTTAATAGDSWV from the exons ACGAGTACTTCAAGAAAAAGGTCCAGACATGCCTCAATATAC AGGACAAAATGACACCGATTATCATGGTAGCAATGGACAGACTGATACACACTCCTTGCACTCTTCACATTTATCTGTACAAGAAGATCCATTGGTCATGCGATCTCACAAACAGCAAACTTCTCAGCAG GTCACGACGGTTACTAAGGTTGTGCGCGAAGTTTCCCATATGGAACCAGACACTGGTGCTGTAAGCTACATGTCAGTGCCACTGTTGCCACAAGATTACCAGCATGCTGATCCACGATATCAAGCAGACCCTTATATGATCGGGTTTGATCACTACGACGGCTATTTGGGCTATCCCTCGCAGCCTGGATATCCTGGACCTCATGGACTTTACATGCCACGACCTCATTCGCCTCATAGTCCGCACAGCCCGTCCGAACATAGTCATGCTTCTCCAACTCATG AGTATTTACGAAAATCAGCTCCTTACTTAGAAGCAGGCTATAATGATGTGGACCCAGGCTTGACCTCAGGAATGCAAGATCATTATCGCATTACACCTAGTCCTGGGGGCCCTGGAGACCAATatg aTCAAATCAGTAACTCATGGAACATGGATGATTCTGGAGAACCTTCTCAACATCCACATG ACGAGGCCAAAGTTGCGTATGGTTATGTCTCGCCTTCGCCATATGGTCCAGTAGGATATGGGCCCGGAGTCGTAAGCATGGGATCCATAGGTGTGCCAGGAGAGGTACCTGTTGGTTATGAGGAGGGTCATCCTGCACCTTTGTCCAGTGGCGTGCCCCCTGGAATATTCGAGGATGACGTTCATATCCAACGATTGCAAGCACGTCATCCGGCTGTTCCAGGAATGGCAAGTCCATTGGACGATGATCAGAAATCAACGCGATGGAGGGATCCTAACTTGTCCGAAGTTATTGGCTTCCTGAGTAATCCAAACAATGTGATTAAGGCAAATGCTGCGGCTTATTTGCAACATTTATGTTATATGGACGATCCCAATAAACAGAAGACTCGTAGCCTTGGTGGAATACCGCCATTGGTTCAATTGTTGAATCACGATAGTCCTGACGTATATAGAAATGCGTGCGGAGCTCTTAGAAATCTTTCTTATGGAAGACAAAATGACGAAAATAAACGAGCCATCAAAAACGCTGGTGGCGTTCCTGCTCTTATTAATTTACTCAGAAGAACGTCTGATGCTGATGTTAAAGAACTTGTTACCGGAGTTTTATGGAACTTGTCTTCTTGTGAA GATTTAAAACGATCAATAATCGATGACGGAGTAACAATGGtagttaataatattattattccgcATAGCGGTTGGGATCCAAATTCTACAAGTGGAGAAACATGCTGGTCAACTGTCTTCAGAAACGCATCAGGCGTGCTTAGGAACGTGTCTAGCGCCGGTGAATATGCCAGAAAGAAACTGAGGGAGTGCGAGGGTCTGGTAGATGCCTTGCTATACGTCGTTAGATCTgctattgaaaaatcaaacataggaaataaaattgtagaaaattgcgTCTGCATTCTTAGGAATCTAAGCTACAGATGTCAAGAGGTTGAAGACCCAAACTATGACAAACATCCCATACAGTCCACTGTGCAAAACAGAGTCTCAGCACCTGCCAAAG GAGAAAATCTGGGATGCTTTGGTggtagtaaaaagaaaaaagatggcCAACCGATTCAAAAAGAAGCAATGACCTCCCGCACAACTAATCCGAGAAATGAACCAGTTAAGGGAATGGAACTACTTTGGCAACCTGAAGTAGTTCAGTCATATTTGAGTCTCTTACATACGTGTTCGAACCCTGAAACTCTTGAAGCAGCAGCGGGAGCTCTGCAAAATCTTGCAGCCTGCTATTGGCAACCAAGTATCGAGATGCGTGCAGCtgttagaaaagaaaagggtCTTCCGATTCTGGTAGAGCTCCTCCGAATGGAAGTTGATAGAGTAGTATGCGCGGTCGCGACCGCTCTAAGAAATCTGGCAATAGACCAGCGAAATAAAGAGCTTATAGGAAAATATGCGATGAGAGATCTCATTCAAAAATTACCATCTGGAAATAATCAACACGACCAAGGTACCAGCGACGATACGATAGCTGCTGTCTTGGCAACACTAAATGAagttataaagaaaaatgccGAGTTCTCAAGATCACTACTTGATGCTGGTGGCGTCGAACGGCTCATGAACATCACTAGACAGAGACAAAAATACACTCCTCGTGTTCTCAAGTTCTCAG GGCAAGTCTTGTTTACCATGTGGCAGCATCAAGAACTGAGAGATGTTTACAAGAAACATGGCTGGAAGGAACAAGACTTTGTAACAAAAACTGTGGCAGCTAGGAACTCTGGGCCGAACTCTCCCAACAATGCCAACAG CTTTGATTGCAGTACTCTGAATCGACCAATGGCAAGCCAAGGAAGTACACGATACGAAGATCGTACCATGCAAAGACCTACTCAAAATTCCAACAATGTAGGCCGGCCTACAATGTATCAACAG AATGAAGAGTTGACCATGTCAGATATGCAGTATCCTAAGCAGAGTGTTGGACATGCGCCACCAGCTGGAGGAGTTTGTGTATTTCCCTCGATACCA CAGCCAAAACCCGGTGAGCCGCTCTATGCGCAAGTTAActtggagaagaaaaagaaacggcaGTATGAGATGGGGGCGGGTCAGGTTCAGGGTGGTCAAGGGGTTCAGGGTGGGACGGTTGCGGGGGGAACCGGAAATCCGCAGTGGGTGAGGGATGGTGTTGGTATTCAAGAACAAGTGGTACCTACAACGGCGAGCATTCCTCCTAGTACAACGGCGGCAACAGCCGGGGACTCTTGGGTATAA
- the LOC124409742 gene encoding catenin delta-2 isoform X2 produces MSNNQLVDSCLLVNRRIEQRQEHNITRTEITQRRVLQEKGPDMPQYTGQNDTDYHGSNGQTDTHSLHSSHLSVQEDPLVMRSHKQQTSQQVTTVTKVVREVSHMEPDTGAVSYMSVPLLPQDYQHADPRYQADPYMIGFDHYDGYLGYPSQPGYPGPHGLYMPRPHSPHSPHSPSEHSHASPTHEYLRKSAPYLEAGYNDVDPGLTSGMQDHYRITPSPGGPGDQYDQISNSWNMDDSGEPSQHPHDEAKVAYGYVSPSPYGPVGYGPGVVSMGSIGVPGEVPVGYEEGHPAPLSSGVPPGIFEDDVHIQRLQARHPAVPGMASPLDDDQKSTRWRDPNLSEVIGFLSNPNNVIKANAAAYLQHLCYMDDPNKQKTRSLGGIPPLVQLLNHDSPDVYRNACGALRNLSYGRQNDENKRAIKNAGGVPALINLLRRTSDADVKELVTGVLWNLSSCEDLKRSIIDDGVTMVVNNIIIPHSGWDPNSTSGETCWSTVFRNASGVLRNVSSAGEYARKKLRECEGLVDALLYVVRSAIEKSNIGNKIVENCVCILRNLSYRCQEVEDPNYDKHPIQSTVQNRVSAPAKGENLGCFGGSKKKKDGQPIQKEAMTSRTTNPRNEPVKGMELLWQPEVVQSYLSLLHTCSNPETLEAAAGALQNLAACYWQPSIEMRAAVRKEKGLPILVELLRMEVDRVVCAVATALRNLAIDQRNKELIGKYAMRDLIQKLPSGNNQHDQGTSDDTIAAVLATLNEVIKKNAEFSRSLLDAGGVERLMNITRQRQKYTPRVLKFSGQVLFTMWQHQELRDVYKKHGWKEQDFVTKTVAARNSGPNSPNNANSFDCSTLNRPMASQGSTRYEDRTMQRPTQNSNNVGRPTMYQQQNEELTMSDMQYPKQSVGHAPPAGGVCVFPSIPPKPGEPLYAQVNLEKKKKRQYEMGAGQVQGGQGVQGGTVAGGTGNPQWVRDGVGIQEQVVPTTASIPPSTTAATAGDSWV; encoded by the exons ACGAGTACTTCAAGAAAAAGGTCCAGACATGCCTCAATATAC AGGACAAAATGACACCGATTATCATGGTAGCAATGGACAGACTGATACACACTCCTTGCACTCTTCACATTTATCTGTACAAGAAGATCCATTGGTCATGCGATCTCACAAACAGCAAACTTCTCAGCAG GTCACGACGGTTACTAAGGTTGTGCGCGAAGTTTCCCATATGGAACCAGACACTGGTGCTGTAAGCTACATGTCAGTGCCACTGTTGCCACAAGATTACCAGCATGCTGATCCACGATATCAAGCAGACCCTTATATGATCGGGTTTGATCACTACGACGGCTATTTGGGCTATCCCTCGCAGCCTGGATATCCTGGACCTCATGGACTTTACATGCCACGACCTCATTCGCCTCATAGTCCGCACAGCCCGTCCGAACATAGTCATGCTTCTCCAACTCATG AGTATTTACGAAAATCAGCTCCTTACTTAGAAGCAGGCTATAATGATGTGGACCCAGGCTTGACCTCAGGAATGCAAGATCATTATCGCATTACACCTAGTCCTGGGGGCCCTGGAGACCAATatg aTCAAATCAGTAACTCATGGAACATGGATGATTCTGGAGAACCTTCTCAACATCCACATG ACGAGGCCAAAGTTGCGTATGGTTATGTCTCGCCTTCGCCATATGGTCCAGTAGGATATGGGCCCGGAGTCGTAAGCATGGGATCCATAGGTGTGCCAGGAGAGGTACCTGTTGGTTATGAGGAGGGTCATCCTGCACCTTTGTCCAGTGGCGTGCCCCCTGGAATATTCGAGGATGACGTTCATATCCAACGATTGCAAGCACGTCATCCGGCTGTTCCAGGAATGGCAAGTCCATTGGACGATGATCAGAAATCAACGCGATGGAGGGATCCTAACTTGTCCGAAGTTATTGGCTTCCTGAGTAATCCAAACAATGTGATTAAGGCAAATGCTGCGGCTTATTTGCAACATTTATGTTATATGGACGATCCCAATAAACAGAAGACTCGTAGCCTTGGTGGAATACCGCCATTGGTTCAATTGTTGAATCACGATAGTCCTGACGTATATAGAAATGCGTGCGGAGCTCTTAGAAATCTTTCTTATGGAAGACAAAATGACGAAAATAAACGAGCCATCAAAAACGCTGGTGGCGTTCCTGCTCTTATTAATTTACTCAGAAGAACGTCTGATGCTGATGTTAAAGAACTTGTTACCGGAGTTTTATGGAACTTGTCTTCTTGTGAA GATTTAAAACGATCAATAATCGATGACGGAGTAACAATGGtagttaataatattattattccgcATAGCGGTTGGGATCCAAATTCTACAAGTGGAGAAACATGCTGGTCAACTGTCTTCAGAAACGCATCAGGCGTGCTTAGGAACGTGTCTAGCGCCGGTGAATATGCCAGAAAGAAACTGAGGGAGTGCGAGGGTCTGGTAGATGCCTTGCTATACGTCGTTAGATCTgctattgaaaaatcaaacataggaaataaaattgtagaaaattgcgTCTGCATTCTTAGGAATCTAAGCTACAGATGTCAAGAGGTTGAAGACCCAAACTATGACAAACATCCCATACAGTCCACTGTGCAAAACAGAGTCTCAGCACCTGCCAAAG GAGAAAATCTGGGATGCTTTGGTggtagtaaaaagaaaaaagatggcCAACCGATTCAAAAAGAAGCAATGACCTCCCGCACAACTAATCCGAGAAATGAACCAGTTAAGGGAATGGAACTACTTTGGCAACCTGAAGTAGTTCAGTCATATTTGAGTCTCTTACATACGTGTTCGAACCCTGAAACTCTTGAAGCAGCAGCGGGAGCTCTGCAAAATCTTGCAGCCTGCTATTGGCAACCAAGTATCGAGATGCGTGCAGCtgttagaaaagaaaagggtCTTCCGATTCTGGTAGAGCTCCTCCGAATGGAAGTTGATAGAGTAGTATGCGCGGTCGCGACCGCTCTAAGAAATCTGGCAATAGACCAGCGAAATAAAGAGCTTATAGGAAAATATGCGATGAGAGATCTCATTCAAAAATTACCATCTGGAAATAATCAACACGACCAAGGTACCAGCGACGATACGATAGCTGCTGTCTTGGCAACACTAAATGAagttataaagaaaaatgccGAGTTCTCAAGATCACTACTTGATGCTGGTGGCGTCGAACGGCTCATGAACATCACTAGACAGAGACAAAAATACACTCCTCGTGTTCTCAAGTTCTCAG GGCAAGTCTTGTTTACCATGTGGCAGCATCAAGAACTGAGAGATGTTTACAAGAAACATGGCTGGAAGGAACAAGACTTTGTAACAAAAACTGTGGCAGCTAGGAACTCTGGGCCGAACTCTCCCAACAATGCCAACAG CTTTGATTGCAGTACTCTGAATCGACCAATGGCAAGCCAAGGAAGTACACGATACGAAGATCGTACCATGCAAAGACCTACTCAAAATTCCAACAATGTAGGCCGGCCTACAATGTATCAACAG cAGAATGAAGAGTTGACCATGTCAGATATGCAGTATCCTAAGCAGAGTGTTGGACATGCGCCACCAGCTGGAGGAGTTTGTGTATTTCCCTCGATACCA CCAAAACCCGGTGAGCCGCTCTATGCGCAAGTTAActtggagaagaaaaagaaacggcaGTATGAGATGGGGGCGGGTCAGGTTCAGGGTGGTCAAGGGGTTCAGGGTGGGACGGTTGCGGGGGGAACCGGAAATCCGCAGTGGGTGAGGGATGGTGTTGGTATTCAAGAACAAGTGGTACCTACAACGGCGAGCATTCCTCCTAGTACAACGGCGGCAACAGCCGGGGACTCTTGGGTATAA